The following coding sequences lie in one Lepeophtheirus salmonis chromosome 11, UVic_Lsal_1.4, whole genome shotgun sequence genomic window:
- the LOC121125779 gene encoding very long chain fatty acid elongase 4 isoform X1, whose product MYITTYVHYSLQVILQNLNQNKKYIEMSWATMYENAIPVVVNFTRMDHHYKNIMFAKEKYEYLMSIGDPRVQDWPLMSSPRITLIIAFLYLAICYFGPKWMSNKKPWSINSFVLLYNLLITTLNVYIGAELFLTSTQLTYNWECEPVDYSNDPKAIRIASALWWYYASKGFELFDSLFFILRKKESQLTFLHVYHHSTMFCLWWIGVKYVAGGSSFLGAMFNSFVHILMYSYYFLTACGPKVRAYLWWKKYLTSIQMVQFVFALVMGINAIRIGCAFPLWMQYAMVVYMVSFLVLFSDFYYKAYMRKKKLN is encoded by the coding sequence AACCTTAaccagaacaaaaaatatatagaaatgagTTGGGCAACCATGTACGAGAATGCAATTCCCGTCGTTGTTAATTTTACTCGCATGGATCATCActacaaaaatatcatgtttGCCAAAGAAAAGTACGAATACTTAATGTCTATTGGAGATCCTCGAGTCCAGGATTGGCCCCTTATGTCTTCTCCTCGCATTACACTCATCATTGCCTTTTTGTATCTGGCTATTTGTTACTTTGGGCCAAAATGGATGTCTAATAAGAAACCATGGAGCATTAATTCTTTCGTTCTCTTGTATAACCTTCTTATTACAACACTTAATGTCTACATTGGCGCCGAGTTATTTTTAACGTCAACACAATTAACCTATAATTGGGAATGTGAGCCTGTTGATTACTCTAATGATCCAAAAGCAATTCGAATTGCATCTGCTCTCTGGTGGTACTATGCTTCAAAGGGTTTCGAGCTCTTTGACTCATTGTTTTTCATTCTACGTAAAAAAGAATCGCAGCTCACATTTCTTCACGTATATCATCATAGTACTATGTTTTGCCTCTGGTGGATTGGTGTGAAATATGTTGCGGGAGGCTCGTCATTTCTGGGTGCGATGTTTAATTCATTTGTGCATATTTTGATgtattcctattattttttaaccgCGTGTGGACCCAAAGTTCGGGCTTACTTGTGGTGGAAGAAATATTTGACTTCAATACAAATGGTTCAATTTGTTTTTGCTTTGGTCATGGGGATTAATGCCATAAGGATTGGATGTGCTTTTCCATTATGGATGCAGTATGCAATGGTTGTCTACATGGTCTCATTTCTGGTTTTATTCTCGGATTTTTACTACAAAGCATAtatgagaaagaaaaaacttaattga
- the LOC121125779 gene encoding very long chain fatty acid elongase 4 isoform X2, whose protein sequence is MSWATMYENAIPVVVNFTRMDHHYKNIMFAKEKYEYLMSIGDPRVQDWPLMSSPRITLIIAFLYLAICYFGPKWMSNKKPWSINSFVLLYNLLITTLNVYIGAELFLTSTQLTYNWECEPVDYSNDPKAIRIASALWWYYASKGFELFDSLFFILRKKESQLTFLHVYHHSTMFCLWWIGVKYVAGGSSFLGAMFNSFVHILMYSYYFLTACGPKVRAYLWWKKYLTSIQMVQFVFALVMGINAIRIGCAFPLWMQYAMVVYMVSFLVLFSDFYYKAYMRKKKLN, encoded by the coding sequence atgagTTGGGCAACCATGTACGAGAATGCAATTCCCGTCGTTGTTAATTTTACTCGCATGGATCATCActacaaaaatatcatgtttGCCAAAGAAAAGTACGAATACTTAATGTCTATTGGAGATCCTCGAGTCCAGGATTGGCCCCTTATGTCTTCTCCTCGCATTACACTCATCATTGCCTTTTTGTATCTGGCTATTTGTTACTTTGGGCCAAAATGGATGTCTAATAAGAAACCATGGAGCATTAATTCTTTCGTTCTCTTGTATAACCTTCTTATTACAACACTTAATGTCTACATTGGCGCCGAGTTATTTTTAACGTCAACACAATTAACCTATAATTGGGAATGTGAGCCTGTTGATTACTCTAATGATCCAAAAGCAATTCGAATTGCATCTGCTCTCTGGTGGTACTATGCTTCAAAGGGTTTCGAGCTCTTTGACTCATTGTTTTTCATTCTACGTAAAAAAGAATCGCAGCTCACATTTCTTCACGTATATCATCATAGTACTATGTTTTGCCTCTGGTGGATTGGTGTGAAATATGTTGCGGGAGGCTCGTCATTTCTGGGTGCGATGTTTAATTCATTTGTGCATATTTTGATgtattcctattattttttaaccgCGTGTGGACCCAAAGTTCGGGCTTACTTGTGGTGGAAGAAATATTTGACTTCAATACAAATGGTTCAATTTGTTTTTGCTTTGGTCATGGGGATTAATGCCATAAGGATTGGATGTGCTTTTCCATTATGGATGCAGTATGCAATGGTTGTCTACATGGTCTCATTTCTGGTTTTATTCTCGGATTTTTACTACAAAGCATAtatgagaaagaaaaaacttaattga